Below is a genomic region from Bacteroidia bacterium.
TGCAAAACCTCACGTTATCGGGTTTATTGGGTTTGGTTGAAATGACCTTATCCGAGAGTTTTTATGATCGCACCTTCAAAATAATTGCTGAAACATCGGACATAAGAAACTACAAGGAACGCTCCTATTGCTTTCTTAAATTGGTAGAAAAGGATGAAACGGGAATAATTGCCAATGCCGATGCGGTGATATGGAAGCAGGCCTACCACGAAATTAAAAAGTTTGAAAAAACTACCGGAATAAAGTTTGACCGAAACTTGGAAATTGTCTTTGAGGTCTCGGTACAATACGCTCCCAAATGGGGATTAAGGCTTGAAATACATTCGATTGACACAGCCTACACTTTAGGCAAAATTGAATTAAAGCGGAGAGAAGTTCTGCAAAATTTAGTGGAGGGATTCCCCAAATGGGTATGGGAAGAAAATGGGATTTATCATTCCAGAAACCAACAATTGGAGTTACCCTTACTGATGCAAAGAATTGCATTAATTACGGCTCCGGCTTCGGATGGACAAAGGGATTTTAAACATGAGCTACAAAACAATGCCTATGGTTATTCCTTTATGGTGGATGAGTATTTAACTCAAATTCAAGGCAATGGAGCCGAAAAATTCATTCTCAATCAATTCAGAGCCATTGTTGACTCTAAAATTAAATACGATGTAGTTATTTTGGTAAGGGGCGGGGGTGCACAAACAGATTTTGGTCCATTTGACACCTTGGATTTAGGTAAAGCCATAGCCGCATTTCCAATACCCATCCTTACCGGAATTGGCCATGAGCGAAATGTAAGTATAGCCGACTTAATGGCACATTCTACTGTAAAAACTCCAACCAAAGCTGCTAATTTCCTAGTAGAACACCATGCCAGAGTTGAAAGCTTCCTGATAATGAAAGCTCAAGAAATACTTGCTTTAGCAAATACCAAGTTAGACCAAGGCAAATATGATTTACAACGAAAAGCACTTTCCCTATCCCGATTAACCGAATTGCATTTGGAGCGAAAACTAAACCAGATAAATCAACTGGAACAAGCCATAACTTACTTAAACCCATACCAGGTTTTGGAAAGAGGGTTCGCTCTTTTGACTACTCAGGAAGGAACCCCAATTAAGGACAGCAAAAAAATAAAAACGGGAGAAACCATTCGTATCTTTACCCAACATTCCCAAATAGAATCGGTTGTTTCCCAAATAAAAAATTCGGATTGATATATGAAAAAGAAACAACTTACGTTTGAGGAAGCCATTCAGCAATTGGATGAGCTAATTCAACGATTAGAAAGCGGACAAATATCCATGGATGAACTTAAAACAACCCTCAGTCAAAGCAAAGAATTGGTTGATTTTTGTCGGGGAAGATTAAGGGAAATACCACCCATGGTGGAAGAATTAAAAAACAGTTTGGAATAAACCAAGAAAACCATGGTAAAAGTAGAGAATATCATTTTTGAATATCCCGGGTTTAGGGCTTTAAAAAATATAAGTTTTGAATTAGAAAATGGAAGTGTAACTGCCTTAGTTGGTCCAAATGGTGCAGGTAAAACAACCTTATTACGTTGCTTGGCATCTTTGAGCGAACCTTATTCCGGAAGTATAATTATCAATGGAATAGATGTACTTGCTAACCCGCAGGCAAACCACCGGCAAACCGGTTATTTAAGTGACACCTTTGGACTTTATGAAGGTCTGACTATTCGCCAAAACCTTCGTTTTATCGGCTTAGCTCAAAAAATTCAAAACCTGGAATCCAGAGTAAACGAGGTTATACAACTTTTAGAGTTGGAAGAATATGCTGAAAAAGATGCAAAAATACTGAGCAGAGGATGGAGACAACGTCTGGGAGTTGCTATGGCTCTGTTACATCAACCCCAATTTTTAATTCTGGATGAACCCGCATCTGGTTTAGATCCGGAGGCAAGGATTCATCTCAGCAGTTTGATAAAAGCACTTAGCCGCCAAGGAATTACCCTGTTGGTTTCTTCCCACATTTTGGCCGAATTGGAAGATTATTCTACCCATCTCCTGGTGATGCAGGATGGAAAAATTATTGACAATAAACGTATTGGTCAAATTTCCGAAATTAAAAGCAAAAACCTGATTCTAACTTTAAATTCAGAATTTGAATCTATAACTCAATTCCTCTTCCAAAACCCGGATGTAAAAAATCTGACCGGCGGTGGAACTCAATTTAAATTTCGCTTTGAAGGAGGAAACAATGAACAACAAAAACTACTAAAAGAATTAATAGCGAACGATGTGCCTGTTCTAGGATTGGAGGTAGAAAAATCAAACTTACAAGAAGAATATTTAAAAACTGTTAGAGGAAATTAAATAATGGGGAATCTGCTTTTTAAAAATCCGGAAATAGAAAGAAATCGTTGGGCCGAATTCAGCTTGCAACGCATTATTGCCATGCCGGTTTTCATTGTTATTGCTTTGGCAATTGCATATTTTATTGGAAAAGATCAAAATCAATATGACGGAATTACCCAAAATTATATCAAGGTAAATTTAGGTTTTGATTATGTTTTTATAGCCTCGATAGGCCTATTTTTAGCCATTGTGATTGCCTGGGGGGCAAAAAACGCCAGCGATGGTATTATTGAGGAATACAATAACCGAACCTGGGACTGGCAACGAAGTCATAATTTAAGTCCATGGGAAATGACCATAGGTAAATTGTTTGGAACTACTTTATACAATTGGTACGGAGGATTATTTTGTATTGGTGGTATGCTTGTTTCCTGGCCCTTCATTGAAATTTATCAAACCGGGATTGTTTTGAAAATCATTTTCCTGATCCTAGTTGCAATTTTAACCCATGCAAGCTCCGCTATTACCGCCTTGTTGGCAATAAGAAAGGCAGATGGTAGAGGGAAGGTAAAAAATGGGCTATACGTAATAGTACTATTTTATGCCTTTTCCAGCATAATAAGTCCATTTATTTCTACAGTGGAAGGTTCTTTTTCAAACGGCTATAATGGCTCCACCATCGATACTTACTGGTTTGGACTAAAATTGAGTTTAAATCTGGTTCAATTCATAAATACTTCCTTTTTTACCTTTTGGGCTGTATTAGGTCTGTATAGAAACTTCAAATCCGAATATCAATATATAAACTCATCCTGGGCCTGGATTTCTTTTATTACTTACCTCATAATAAATCAATTTGGCACCTATATCGATTATAGCGTTTTGGGTGAAAAATATCATTTAAAGTTACATGAAAATCTATTATTCTCTTCCTTGGTTTTAATCCCGATGATGGGCATATTGGCTTATGGAACATTAATTTTAGAACCCAAAAATTTTATTTATTGGAAAAAATTTTACGAAGGTCTTTTAATCAGAAATTGGAAACAAATTAACAACTATGCTC
It encodes:
- a CDS encoding ABC transporter ATP-binding protein, whose translation is MVKVENIIFEYPGFRALKNISFELENGSVTALVGPNGAGKTTLLRCLASLSEPYSGSIIINGIDVLANPQANHRQTGYLSDTFGLYEGLTIRQNLRFIGLAQKIQNLESRVNEVIQLLELEEYAEKDAKILSRGWRQRLGVAMALLHQPQFLILDEPASGLDPEARIHLSSLIKALSRQGITLLVSSHILAELEDYSTHLLVMQDGKIIDNKRIGQISEIKSKNLILTLNSEFESITQFLFQNPDVKNLTGGGTQFKFRFEGGNNEQQKLLKELIANDVPVLGLEVEKSNLQEEYLKTVRGN
- the xseB gene encoding exodeoxyribonuclease VII small subunit: MKKKQLTFEEAIQQLDELIQRLESGQISMDELKTTLSQSKELVDFCRGRLREIPPMVEELKNSLE
- a CDS encoding exodeoxyribonuclease VII large subunit, whose product is MTLSESFYDRTFKIIAETSDIRNYKERSYCFLKLVEKDETGIIANADAVIWKQAYHEIKKFEKTTGIKFDRNLEIVFEVSVQYAPKWGLRLEIHSIDTAYTLGKIELKRREVLQNLVEGFPKWVWEENGIYHSRNQQLELPLLMQRIALITAPASDGQRDFKHELQNNAYGYSFMVDEYLTQIQGNGAEKFILNQFRAIVDSKIKYDVVILVRGGGAQTDFGPFDTLDLGKAIAAFPIPILTGIGHERNVSIADLMAHSTVKTPTKAANFLVEHHARVESFLIMKAQEILALANTKLDQGKYDLQRKALSLSRLTELHLERKLNQINQLEQAITYLNPYQVLERGFALLTTQEGTPIKDSKKIKTGETIRIFTQHSQIESVVSQIKNSD